The window GTCAGCTCCACGTACCAGTCGCAGACGTCGTCCCAGGCGAAGTGGTAGAGCAGGTCGCAGACCTTCGCGAACTCGTACGCCTCGAACTGCTCGTCGACGGCGGCGGTGACGTGCGCCAGCCGGGACAGGATCCACCGGTCGACCGTCGACAGCGTGTCGGCCGCCGGCAGCGGCCCCTCGGTGTGCGCGCCGTTGAGCAGCGCGAAGCGGGTGGCGTTCCACAGCTTGTTGCAGAAGTTGCGGGAGCCCTGGCACCAGTCCTCGCTGACCGGCACGTCCCCGCCCGGGTTGGCGCCCCGGGCGAGCGTGAACCGGGTGGCGTCGGCGCCGTACCGGTCGATCCAGTCCAGCGGGTCGACCACGTTGCCGAACGACTTGGACATCTTCTTGCCGTGCTGGTCGCGGACCATGCCGTGCAGGGCCACCGTGTGGAACGGCGGCCGGCCGTCCATCGCGTACAGGCCGAACATCATCATCCGGGCGACCCAGAAGAAGAGGATGTCGTAGCCGGTGACCAGAACGCTGGTCGGGTAGAACTTCGCCAGGTCGGGAGTCTGCTCCGGCCAGCCGAGCGTGGAGAACGGCCACAGGCCGCTGGAGAACCAGGTGTCCAGGACGTCCTCGTCCTGGTGCCAGCCCTCGCCGCTCGGCGGCTCCTCGTCCGGGCCGACGCAGACGATCTCGCCGTCCGGGCCGTACCAGACGGGGATGCGGTGACCCCACCAGAGCTGGCGGGAGATGCACCAGTCGTGCATGTTGTCGACCCAGGCGAAGTACCGCTTGGCCAGCTCCGCCGGCTCGATCTTCACCCGACCGTCGCGCACCGCGTCGCCGGCGGCCTCGGCCAGCGGGGCGGTGTTGACGAACCACTGGAGCGACAGCCGCGGCTCGACGGTCGTCCGGCACCGGGAGCAGTGCCCCACCGCGTGCACGTACGGCCGCTTCTCCGCGACGATCCGGCCCTGCTCGCGCAGCGCGGCGACGATCGCGGGGCGGGCCTCGTAGCGGTCCAGGCCCTGGAACGGGCCGTGCGCGGTGATGACGCCCCGCTCGTCCATGATCGTCAGCGACGGCAGGTCGTGCCGCTGGCCGATCTCGAAGTCGTTCGGGTCGTGCGCGGGGGTCACCTTGACCATGCCGGTGCCGAAGCTCGGGTCGACGTGCTCGTCGGCCACGATCGGGATCCGCCGGTCGGTCAACGGCACGGCCACCTCGGTGCCGATCAGGTGCCGGTAGCGCTCGTCGTCCGGGTGCACGGCGACTGCGGTGTCACCGAGCATCGTCTCGGCCCGGGTCGTGGCGACCACGACGTCGTCGCTGTATCGGATCGAGATCAGCTCGCCGTCGTCGTCGGTGTGCTCCACCTCGATGTCCGACAGCGCGGTCAGGCAGCGCGGACACCAGTTGATGATCCGGTTGGCCCGGTAGATCAGCCCGTCGTCGTAGAGCTTCTTGAACATGGTCTGGACGGCCCGGGACAGGCCCTCGTCCATGGTGAAGCGCTCACGGTCCCAGTCGACGGAGTCGCCGAGGCGACGCATCTGGCCGAGGATCGCGCCGCCGGATTCGGCCTTCCACTGCCACACCCGCTCGACGAACTTTTCCCGGCCCAGGTCGTGCCGGGACAGGCCCTGGCCGGCGAGCTGCCGCTCGACCACGTTCTGGGTGGCGATCCCGGCGTGGTCCATGCCCGGCAGCCACAGCGCCTCGTGGCCCTGCATCCTCTTGCGCCGCACCAGCGCGTCCTGGACGGTGTGGTCCAGCGCGTGGCCCATGTGCAGGGAGCCAGTGACGTTGGGCGGCGGGATGACGATGGTGAAGGGGGGCTTGTCGCTGTCCGCCGACGCCCGGAAGTGGCCGGCGGCTACCCACTGCTCGTACCGTCGCTGCTCCACCTCGCCGGGCTGGTACTGGCCGGCAAGGGTCGGGGCGTCGGGGCGTCGGGCATCCAGTCTCTCGGTCACCCTGAAAGTCTACGGAGCGCTTCCCGGGACCCGACGTGCGCCACCTGCTGTTCGCGTACGGTGTCGGCTATGTCCGACGCACATCTCACCGATCGCCCGGTCGCCGACGGGCCCGAACCGATCGATCTGACCGACGAGCCCATCCAGCTCAGCAACCGGGACCCGGAGAGCGCCCCGGAGCGGCGGGGGACGTGGTCGGGGCGCCGGCGGGTGGCGTGGGCCGTGGCGGCGGTGGTCGGACTCGCGGGAGCCGCGGTGCTCGGCACCGCCGGCTGGCGGGTCGCCCAGCAGAAGGACGCCGATCTGGCCACCCCGGACCGGGTGGCGGGCCTCGTACGCGACGACAGCGACCGGGCCCGCAGCACCTCCGACTACCTGCGCAGCGGATTCGCCGCCGACATCGACCTGGACAGCAGCTTCGGCACCGTCTACCGGGATCCTGC is drawn from Micromonospora sp. NBC_01740 and contains these coding sequences:
- a CDS encoding valine--tRNA ligase; translation: MTERLDARRPDAPTLAGQYQPGEVEQRRYEQWVAAGHFRASADSDKPPFTIVIPPPNVTGSLHMGHALDHTVQDALVRRKRMQGHEALWLPGMDHAGIATQNVVERQLAGQGLSRHDLGREKFVERVWQWKAESGGAILGQMRRLGDSVDWDRERFTMDEGLSRAVQTMFKKLYDDGLIYRANRIINWCPRCLTALSDIEVEHTDDDGELISIRYSDDVVVATTRAETMLGDTAVAVHPDDERYRHLIGTEVAVPLTDRRIPIVADEHVDPSFGTGMVKVTPAHDPNDFEIGQRHDLPSLTIMDERGVITAHGPFQGLDRYEARPAIVAALREQGRIVAEKRPYVHAVGHCSRCRTTVEPRLSLQWFVNTAPLAEAAGDAVRDGRVKIEPAELAKRYFAWVDNMHDWCISRQLWWGHRIPVWYGPDGEIVCVGPDEEPPSGEGWHQDEDVLDTWFSSGLWPFSTLGWPEQTPDLAKFYPTSVLVTGYDILFFWVARMMMFGLYAMDGRPPFHTVALHGMVRDQHGKKMSKSFGNVVDPLDWIDRYGADATRFTLARGANPGGDVPVSEDWCQGSRNFCNKLWNATRFALLNGAHTEGPLPAADTLSTVDRWILSRLAHVTAAVDEQFEAYEFAKVCDLLYHFAWDDVCDWYVELTKPVLAEGGPAAEATRRVLGHVLDQLLRLLHPVIPFVTEELWTALTGGETVLTAAWPVADRTGVDDAAEVEVGTLQRVVTEIRRFRSDQGLRPTQRVAARLDGLAAAGISAHEPLIRSLVRLDAAGDGFQASATLAMPGEVSVALDTRGTIDVAAERARLTKDRAAAEKEAAQARAKLGNPAFVDKAPEPVVAKIRDRLAVAEADLVRIDAALEALPS